From one Streptomyces sp. NBC_01478 genomic stretch:
- a CDS encoding ATP-binding protein has protein sequence MGHERWGERNFMDVGDFGAEQGHGPAILGRDREMSRITRLVDAVDGDGPKVLVLTGEPGAGKSTLVDRAATQAADRGRRVVRVRGCEGEQDLGFAGVHQMLRPVLDGVDRLPARQRDALRHAFGMDQADGSPAPEPLLIRTAVLTLLSDTAAERPLLIAVDDAQWLDVGSLDVLAFVARRLDREPAVLLLAARDGAVPARFDRDFPHLTVDPLDRASAGLLLERQPQPPRGRVRSRILNEAAGNPLALIELARAFARDPDGGNLGPFDSLPLTARLEHLFAVDLPTVPPATRRALLLVAAAGTAQLSDVPDAAGPEVWEPAEQAGLVRVDGGRARLRHPLVRSAVYQAASFAERRDAHLTLAAAFAHEPDRRAWHLAAAALGPDEGVARALAESAERLQHRGGHAAAATALERAAELTPDPRERARRLLAAATSAMYAGHPQWVGEIAGRVDGLTDDPQLLAEASLRAGWSLAVTLRHDDSLAFLLPVAESMAAPAPALALSALGTAATPAYNSGDPRYRHDIQRIDGLIARQPDETDRVWPRAAGRPFTDRQQTLKSLHHAVETLPDGSLTGLVSLGGAAWILDETDEAVRLLDQAMDQLRRAATAGANCTVAQALALAHFESGAWSAAQAAAEEALWTATEAGADNVMVGSPLLQATLRAARGDSAGARAQVDDAVRGRDLRKSRSLYVRHRHALALAALAEGDHETAYGQLRRAFTQDARPVPVHYHASLYCLADLAAAAVRAGQADDARAVLHAAERTLEQRRSARLAAIVHRAAALLSDPDDAESRFRAAIGDPAGARWPFEHALAHLDFAEWLRRRRRTAEARPLLGTALDIFERLDARPWAERTAAELRAAGVAVAPPAVHDVLADLTPQELQIAELAAEGLTNRDIGTRLYLSHRTVGFHLHKIFPKLGITGRVQLRDVLDRVRRPE, from the coding sequence ATGGGACATGAGCGGTGGGGAGAACGGAACTTCATGGACGTCGGTGACTTCGGTGCCGAGCAGGGACACGGGCCGGCGATCCTCGGTAGGGATCGTGAGATGTCACGGATCACGCGGCTGGTCGACGCGGTGGACGGCGACGGCCCCAAGGTGCTGGTGCTGACCGGTGAGCCGGGGGCGGGAAAGAGCACCCTGGTCGACCGGGCCGCCACGCAGGCCGCGGACCGCGGCCGACGCGTGGTGAGGGTACGGGGCTGCGAGGGCGAGCAGGACCTCGGCTTCGCCGGGGTGCACCAGATGCTGCGTCCCGTGCTCGACGGCGTCGACAGGCTTCCGGCGCGTCAGCGCGACGCCCTGCGCCACGCGTTCGGCATGGATCAGGCCGACGGATCACCGGCCCCCGAACCACTGTTGATCAGAACCGCGGTGCTGACGCTGCTCTCGGACACGGCGGCTGAGCGTCCGCTGCTGATAGCCGTCGACGACGCCCAGTGGTTGGACGTCGGCTCGCTGGACGTGCTCGCCTTCGTCGCCCGGCGGCTCGACAGGGAACCCGCTGTCCTCCTGCTCGCGGCACGAGACGGGGCGGTGCCGGCGCGCTTCGACCGTGACTTCCCGCATCTGACCGTCGATCCGCTGGACCGGGCATCGGCCGGGCTCCTGCTGGAGCGACAGCCGCAGCCGCCCCGGGGCCGGGTCCGTTCACGGATCCTCAACGAAGCAGCCGGGAACCCGCTCGCCCTCATCGAACTCGCGCGGGCCTTCGCCAGGGATCCGGACGGCGGCAACCTCGGCCCGTTCGATTCGCTGCCACTCACCGCTCGCCTTGAACACCTGTTCGCCGTCGACCTGCCCACGGTGCCACCCGCGACCCGACGAGCCCTGCTCCTGGTGGCCGCCGCGGGCACCGCACAGCTCTCGGACGTACCGGATGCGGCCGGACCGGAAGTCTGGGAACCCGCCGAGCAGGCGGGGCTCGTACGCGTCGACGGCGGCCGGGCAAGGCTCCGCCACCCCCTGGTCCGCTCCGCCGTGTACCAGGCCGCCTCCTTCGCCGAACGCCGCGACGCCCACCTCACCCTCGCCGCCGCGTTCGCGCACGAACCCGACCGCCGTGCCTGGCACCTCGCCGCCGCCGCGCTCGGCCCGGACGAAGGCGTCGCCCGTGCCCTGGCCGAGAGCGCGGAACGCCTCCAGCACCGCGGCGGCCACGCGGCCGCGGCGACCGCCCTCGAACGCGCCGCCGAACTCACCCCCGATCCGCGGGAACGCGCCCGCCGCCTGCTCGCAGCGGCCACCTCCGCCATGTACGCGGGGCACCCGCAGTGGGTGGGGGAGATCGCGGGCCGCGTCGACGGCCTCACGGACGACCCCCAGCTTCTCGCCGAAGCCTCCCTGCGGGCCGGCTGGTCCCTGGCTGTCACCCTGCGGCACGACGACTCCCTGGCCTTCCTGCTCCCCGTGGCCGAATCCATGGCCGCCCCTGCGCCGGCCCTGGCCCTGAGCGCCCTGGGCACTGCGGCGACCCCGGCGTACAACTCGGGTGACCCTCGCTACCGGCACGACATCCAGCGGATCGACGGCCTCATCGCCCGGCAGCCGGACGAGACCGACCGCGTCTGGCCGCGGGCGGCCGGCCGGCCGTTCACGGACCGGCAACAAACGCTGAAGAGCCTGCACCACGCCGTCGAAACCCTGCCGGACGGCTCCCTGACCGGCCTTGTCTCTCTCGGCGGCGCGGCCTGGATCCTGGACGAGACCGACGAGGCCGTACGCCTGCTCGACCAGGCCATGGACCAGCTGCGCCGGGCCGCCACGGCCGGCGCCAACTGCACCGTCGCGCAGGCCCTGGCCCTGGCGCACTTCGAGAGCGGAGCCTGGAGCGCGGCGCAGGCCGCCGCCGAGGAGGCCCTCTGGACGGCGACGGAGGCGGGCGCGGACAACGTCATGGTGGGGTCGCCCCTCCTTCAGGCCACCCTGCGCGCCGCTCGGGGGGACAGCGCGGGCGCGCGGGCGCAGGTGGACGACGCCGTCCGCGGCCGGGATCTGCGGAAGTCCCGCAGCCTGTACGTGCGTCACCGGCACGCGCTCGCCCTGGCCGCCCTGGCGGAGGGCGACCACGAGACGGCGTACGGCCAACTCCGCCGCGCCTTCACCCAGGACGCCCGCCCGGTCCCCGTCCACTACCACGCCTCCCTCTACTGCCTTGCCGATCTCGCGGCCGCAGCCGTCCGGGCCGGACAGGCGGACGACGCCCGTGCCGTGCTCCACGCCGCCGAGCGGACCCTGGAACAGCGGCGCTCCGCCCGTCTGGCCGCGATCGTGCACCGCGCCGCGGCACTGCTGAGCGATCCCGACGACGCGGAGTCCCGTTTCCGTGCGGCGATCGGCGACCCGGCCGGCGCCCGCTGGCCCTTCGAACACGCCCTCGCCCACCTCGACTTCGCCGAGTGGCTACGGCGCCGCCGACGCACCGCCGAAGCACGTCCCCTCCTCGGCACGGCCCTCGACATTTTCGAACGACTGGACGCACGCCCCTGGGCCGAGCGCACCGCCGCGGAACTCCGCGCGGCGGGCGTGGCCGTGGCACCTCCCGCCGTTCACGACGTCCTGGCCGACCTGACGCCCCAGGAGTTGCAGATCGCCGAACTGGCAGCGGAGGGCCTGACGAACCGGGACATCGGCACTCGGCTCTATCTCTCCCACCGCACCGTCGGCTTCCACCTGCACAAGATCTTCCCCAAGCTCGGTATCACCGGCCGCGTCCAACTGCGCGACGTCCTCGACCGCGTCCGGCGGCCGGAGTGA